The Crocosphaera subtropica ATCC 51142 genome includes a window with the following:
- a CDS encoding DsrE family protein, whose translation MKVLQVIQSAYRCTIEEQDDPVVWFIQVLETIGGDVDIVLRANAVNYAVKGQVVEGLSFGEWKQSFPAKLDDDLQQCLDKGIKVYAISEDISKRGIPEDKLLAGIEKISFKELPKLFDNYDQVWHW comes from the coding sequence ATGAAAGTATTACAAGTCATTCAGTCCGCTTATCGTTGCACCATTGAAGAACAAGATGATCCCGTTGTTTGGTTTATTCAAGTGTTAGAAACGATTGGCGGTGACGTTGATATTGTGTTACGGGCTAATGCAGTTAATTATGCAGTCAAAGGTCAAGTAGTAGAAGGGCTTTCTTTTGGGGAATGGAAACAAAGTTTTCCTGCTAAATTAGATGACGATTTGCAACAATGTCTTGACAAAGGCATTAAAGTTTATGCTATCAGTGAAGACATTTCTAAACGAGGAATTCCCGAAGATAAATTATTAGCAGGAATTGAAAAAATATCCTTTAAAGAATTGCCTAAATTGTTTGATAATTACGACCAAGTGTGGCATTGGTAA
- a CDS encoding DsrE/DsrF/TusD sulfur relay family protein gives MSKTVLSFLLMDNPFEQARTTTAFRMIDAALDKGYDVKVFTYEGGVSLGFAHQKPHANSVHGRTFDEENHPLTKDWITALFNKAKSKGCELEWVNCGLCVDERGVNDAVEGCRRGAPKDFWEWSKDASGTLVIGTK, from the coding sequence ATGAGTAAGACAGTTTTAAGTTTTTTGTTGATGGATAATCCTTTTGAGCAAGCCAGAACCACCACTGCTTTTCGTATGATTGACGCAGCTTTAGATAAGGGATACGACGTTAAAGTATTTACCTATGAAGGTGGTGTTTCTTTAGGATTTGCCCATCAAAAACCCCATGCCAATAGTGTTCATGGTCGCACGTTTGACGAAGAAAATCACCCTTTAACTAAAGATTGGATTACAGCCTTATTTAATAAAGCAAAAAGTAAAGGGTGTGAATTAGAATGGGTTAATTGTGGGCTTTGCGTCGATGAAAGAGGCGTTAACGATGCTGTCGAAGGCTGTCGTCGGGGCGCACCTAAAGACTTTTGGGAATGGTCGAAAGACGCAAGCGGAACCTTAGTTATTGGCACAAAATAG
- a CDS encoding DsrE family protein: MAKYFLIESQSPFDYPEVNNNYNLASDLADAGNEVTLFLIENGVLAARSTVASQGLTNLEKVKLLADEFSLDERGIDSTELGAKIEVSTVASIVDAMSEGQKMMWL; this comes from the coding sequence ATGGCTAAATATTTCCTAATTGAATCACAAAGTCCCTTTGATTATCCAGAGGTGAATAATAATTATAATCTCGCCTCCGATCTCGCTGATGCTGGCAACGAAGTCACCTTATTTTTAATCGAAAATGGTGTATTGGCAGCCCGTTCGACTGTAGCATCTCAAGGATTAACTAATCTAGAGAAAGTCAAGTTATTGGCGGATGAATTTTCCTTAGATGAACGAGGCATTGATAGCACAGAATTAGGGGCTAAAATTGAAGTTTCTACCGTTGCATCTATCGTGGATGCCATGAGTGAAGGACAAAAAATGATGTGGTTATAA
- a CDS encoding AMP-binding protein translates to MSFNTLVDLLQERSLQQANHPTYTFLHEGEKEAGTLTYGNLDKQAKAIAAYLQSVNAKGERVLLLYPPGLDFITGFFGCLSAGAIAIPAYPPRPDQSLDRLEAIATDAGAKFILTINPLVPYLQGRFTTSPILSSLTIIDSNTVSKDQQLEWKDPNINGDTIAFLQYTSGSTGKPKGVIINHDNLLHNLEMGYKYADITPNTKTVSWLPFGHNTGLVVGVLQPLYSDHPVILLSPLDFLQKPSRWLTAISRYQATQSLAPNFAYDLVAFATSPEEKETLDLSSWEFAVSGAEPIRAETLERFAKTFASCGFRWQALSAGYGMAESVVGISLGNKEKPPLILTIDKTQLQDNKVVVVNNEGENSQKLVGCGTTGAEQTVIIVNPDTLTQCDDNEIGEIWVCGPSVAQGYWNRPEATEEAFKGYLKDTQEGPFLRTGDLGFILEEELFVTGRLKDLIIIRGKNHYPQDIELTTQRSHQALRPSCNAAFSVDIDNQEKLVIVQEVHEAAIESLDHDQVFNAIRQAVSQQHQLQVYAILLLKPGTIPKTSSNKIQRHACKRGFLEENLDVIASNKQEGVNVEQKLVSLDQNTLLASPPEKRQELLQAYLKGLIANVLKVDPSAIDWKQPLTSMGLDSLTVVQLSDLLQENLGSSFQATLIFEYPTVEALANYFATEVFTSQGYNIGLLEEQGTVKTGFASPVIAIQSQGTKPPFFCVPGGVGTAFYLHALAHHLGNDQPFYGLQARGMDDQAVPFTDVGEMAAYYIHALKTIQPVGPYFLGGHSFGGQVAFEISQQLQQQGDEIGLLAIFDIPAPLFNNLIVVGWDDTKYMSEVVKLFEFFLKENLNISYNDLKGFFPGEQLDYVTERLVKKLHVTPSPTATQQVRGFVKVLKASVYAMAHYKPQKRYATPLHVFRSSDVRLWETANGVNDRIRTQIQKNMSFGWDQLSEGTINITSVPGDHITMMLEPNVKILAQSLQKSLQTI, encoded by the coding sequence ATGTCCTTTAATACCTTAGTGGATCTGTTACAAGAAAGAAGTTTACAACAAGCTAATCACCCAACCTATACCTTTCTTCATGAAGGGGAAAAAGAGGCAGGAACTCTCACTTATGGTAATTTAGACAAACAAGCTAAAGCGATCGCAGCCTATCTTCAGTCTGTCAACGCCAAAGGGGAAAGAGTCTTATTGTTATATCCTCCTGGACTTGATTTTATAACAGGGTTTTTCGGATGTTTATCTGCAGGGGCGATCGCCATTCCGGCCTATCCTCCCCGTCCCGATCAATCTTTAGATAGATTAGAAGCGATCGCAACAGATGCCGGGGCCAAGTTTATTTTAACCATTAATCCCTTAGTTCCCTATTTACAAGGTCGTTTTACCACCAGTCCTATATTAAGCAGCTTAACTATAATTGATAGCAATACCGTTAGTAAAGATCAACAGCTAGAGTGGAAAGACCCCAATATTAACGGTGACACCATTGCCTTTTTACAATATACCTCTGGTTCAACCGGCAAACCCAAAGGAGTGATCATTAACCATGATAATCTGCTTCATAACTTAGAAATGGGTTATAAATATGCAGACATTACCCCCAACACCAAAACCGTCAGTTGGTTACCTTTTGGTCATAATACGGGGTTAGTGGTAGGGGTATTACAACCTCTGTATAGCGATCATCCCGTCATCCTCCTGTCCCCCCTAGACTTCCTACAAAAACCGTCACGGTGGTTAACCGCCATTTCTCGTTATCAGGCTACCCAAAGTTTAGCCCCCAACTTTGCTTATGACTTAGTGGCCTTTGCTACCAGTCCTGAAGAAAAAGAAACCCTGGATCTCAGTAGTTGGGAATTTGCCGTCAGTGGGGCCGAACCCATTCGGGCCGAAACCTTAGAAAGATTTGCCAAAACCTTTGCCAGTTGTGGGTTTCGTTGGCAAGCATTAAGCGCCGGATATGGCATGGCCGAAAGTGTTGTCGGTATTAGTTTAGGGAATAAAGAGAAACCACCCCTTATCCTGACGATCGATAAAACCCAGTTACAAGACAATAAAGTTGTAGTGGTTAATAATGAAGGGGAAAATAGTCAAAAATTGGTAGGCTGTGGCACAACAGGGGCAGAACAAACAGTCATTATCGTTAACCCTGACACCCTAACTCAGTGTGATGATAACGAAATTGGAGAAATTTGGGTATGTGGCCCTAGTGTTGCCCAAGGGTATTGGAACCGTCCAGAAGCTACAGAAGAAGCATTTAAAGGCTATTTAAAAGACACTCAAGAAGGGCCATTTTTACGCACTGGGGACTTAGGATTTATCTTAGAAGAAGAGTTATTTGTCACAGGCCGTCTCAAAGATTTAATTATTATTCGAGGTAAAAACCATTATCCTCAAGATATTGAGTTAACCACACAAAGAAGTCATCAAGCATTACGGCCCAGTTGTAATGCAGCCTTTTCGGTTGATATAGATAACCAAGAAAAACTGGTTATTGTGCAAGAAGTCCATGAAGCGGCCATCGAATCATTGGATCACGATCAAGTCTTTAATGCTATTCGTCAGGCTGTTTCCCAACAACATCAATTACAAGTATACGCTATCTTGTTATTAAAACCTGGAACCATTCCTAAAACATCGAGTAATAAAATTCAACGCCATGCTTGCAAAAGAGGGTTTTTAGAAGAGAATTTAGACGTTATTGCCAGCAACAAACAAGAAGGGGTTAATGTAGAACAAAAATTAGTTTCTTTAGATCAAAATACTTTGTTGGCCAGTCCTCCTGAAAAACGCCAAGAATTATTACAAGCTTATCTCAAAGGTTTAATTGCTAATGTTTTAAAGGTTGATCCTTCAGCAATAGACTGGAAACAACCCTTAACCAGCATGGGACTTGATTCTTTAACGGTGGTACAGTTAAGTGACTTATTACAAGAAAATTTAGGATCGTCTTTTCAAGCGACGTTAATCTTTGAATATCCTACCGTAGAAGCCTTAGCTAACTATTTCGCCACCGAAGTATTTACCTCACAGGGGTATAACATCGGGTTACTCGAAGAACAAGGGACTGTAAAAACAGGGTTTGCTTCTCCTGTCATTGCTATTCAGTCTCAAGGGACAAAACCCCCCTTTTTCTGTGTTCCTGGGGGTGTAGGGACGGCCTTTTATCTCCATGCTTTAGCCCATCATTTAGGGAACGATCAACCTTTTTATGGACTGCAAGCAAGGGGAATGGACGATCAAGCCGTACCCTTTACTGATGTAGGGGAAATGGCTGCTTATTACATCCATGCGTTAAAAACCATTCAACCTGTAGGCCCTTATTTTCTGGGGGGTCATTCCTTTGGGGGTCAAGTGGCCTTTGAAATTAGCCAACAATTACAACAACAAGGGGATGAAATCGGTTTATTAGCCATTTTTGATATTCCTGCGCCCTTATTTAATAACCTCATAGTGGTGGGTTGGGATGATACCAAATATATGAGTGAAGTGGTGAAGTTATTTGAGTTCTTTTTAAAGGAAAATCTCAATATTTCTTATAATGATCTCAAAGGATTCTTTCCAGGGGAACAGTTAGACTATGTAACAGAACGGTTGGTTAAAAAGCTTCATGTCACTCCTTCTCCAACGGCGACCCAACAGGTGAGAGGCTTTGTTAAAGTATTAAAAGCCAGTGTTTATGCGATGGCTCATTATAAGCCTCAAAAACGCTATGCTACACCACTTCATGTTTTTCGTAGTAGCGATGTCCGTTTATGGGAAACTGCCAATGGGGTTAATGATAGGATTCGCACGCAAATTCAGAAAAATATGTCCTTCGGATGGGATCAACTCTCTGAAGGAACGATTAATATCACTTCGGTTCCGGGAGATCATATTACGATGATGCTTGAACCTAATGTGAAAATCTTAGCCCAAAGTCTTCAAAAGAGTTTGCAAACAATATAG